CCGCCCTGGTTGTCGCTCAGGAAACGTCTCTCAGCAGGCGCCGCTGAGCGTGGTTTTATAAATGTGCACCGCCTCATTCACGTCCTGTGTTTTGACGGAGTTGATTTTCAGTCCGTTGATATAGATGTCGTAGCCGTCCTGACTCAGGCGAAAAATAATGGTGTCGCCGCGAAAGCGAATGACTTTGTCTTTCACGCCAATGCCCTGACGGCGTAACACCATCTTCGCCATTCTATCGATACTCATAGTACTGCACCTCAATGGCCATAGGGCTTATCCAGAGAATAGTGATTCTCCCTTTACTAAGGTTAATTTATCCTTAAGAACTTTGCTGACAACCGCCAGAAATAATCGTTCCCCAACATGGCATTTTCCTGAATGTTTCTAAAATGTGATCGTTGTGAATTTTCTTGCTGACACTTCTTGTATGGTAGTTGCCGAATTTACCCCTAAGAGCACGCGCTGCGTATCACGGCGCGAGCCGAAGACTGACCAGGAGTGTTTTATGGCAACTGATGTAGTGGAACAGGCGGCCCTGGCAAAGCCCGCAAGAATAAAAACGATCCAGACGGTCACGCTGGCGCTGCTGTTTATCGCCGGGATCGTCAACTTTCTCGATCGATCCTCGCTGAGCGTGGCGGGTGAAGCGATTCGCGGCGAACTGGGCCTTTCGGCCACCGAGTTTGGCGTGTTGCTCTCGGCGTTTTCCCTTTCCTATGGTTTATCGCAACTCCCTGCGGGCATCCTGCTCGACCGGTTTGGACCGCGGCTGGTGCTGGGCGCGGGCCTGATTTTTTGGTCGGCGATGCAGGCGCTGACCGGGGTGGTGAACTCGTTCAGCCACTTTATTTGGCTGCGTATCGGCCTTGGGATTGGTGAAGCGCCGTTTATGCCTGCGGGCGTTAAATCGATCAGCGACTGGTACGTGCAAAAAGAGCGCGGCACGGCGCTGGGGATTTTTAACTCGTCAACGGTGATTGGTCAGGCCATCGCGCCGCCAGCGCTGGTGGTGATGCAACTCGCGTGGGGCTGGCGCACCATGTTTGTGGTGATCGGCCTGGCGGGGGTTCTGGTCGGGATTTGCTGGTATGCGTGGTATCGCAACCGCGCGCAGTTCGCGCTGAACAATACCGAACGCGAATATCTCTCGGCACCCGTTACGCCGCGGCCAAAACTGGCGTTCAGTGAATGGCTGGCGCTGTTTAAACGTCGCACGACGTGGGGCATGATCTTAGGTTTCTCCGGCGTGAACTACACCGGCTGGTTGTACATCGCCTGGCTGCCAGGTTATTTACAGGCGGAGCAGGGGTTTAGTCTCGCAAAAACCGGCTGGGTGGCGGCGATCCCGTTCCTGGCCGCGGCGGTCGGGATGTGGACCAACGGCTTTGTGGTCGACGCGCTGGCGCGTCGTGGATACGATCTGGCAAAAACGCGTAAAACATCCATTGTGCTTGGCCTGATCCTCTCGGCGCTTGGTACGCTGCTGGTGGTGCAATCCTCTACGCCGACCCAGGCAGTCGCATTTATTTCGATGGCGCTGTTCTGCGTACACTTTGCCGGAACCTCCGCGTGGGGCCTGGTGCAGGTCATGGTCGCGGAAACCAAAGTCGCCTCGGTGGCGGCCATTCAAAACTTCGGCAGCTTCGTCTTTGCCTCGTTCGCCCCGATTGTTACGGGTTGGGTGGTTGATACCACGCACTCCTTTAACCTCGCGCTGGTGATCGCCGCCTGCGTGACCTTTACCGGCGCACTCTGCTACTTCTTCATCGTCAAAGACCGCATCGAATAATCCCTTCATCCTGCCCGGTTGTGTGAAAACGCATCCGGGCACTCTCCTTTTCAATCGTCTCTTTTTTGTGATCGGCTGAACTCTTTTTGATCAATATACTTGTATGGTAGTTGCTGTGGGCGTATTGCTTACGTAGCAGAACGTATTTTTGTCACCTTAAGGAGTTTTTTGATGAAAAGCATAGTGATTCGTCAGCCCAATGAGCTGGTCATTGAAGAGCGCGATATCCCGCAACCCGCCAAAGGTGAAGTGCGGGTGAAGGTCAAACTGGCCGGGATTTGCGGCTCGGACAGCCATATTTACCACGGCCACAATCCGTTCGCTAAATACCCGCGAGTCATCGGGCATGAGTTCTTTGGCGTGATTGACGCCGTAGGCGAGGGCGTCAACCCGGCCCGCATCGGCGAGCGCGTTAGCGTCGATCCGGTGATCAGTTGCGGTCACTGCTACCCGTGCTCGGTGGGCAAGCCTAACGTCTGTACGTCGCTGGTGGTGCTCGGCGTCCACCGTGATGGCGGCTTCAGTGAATATGCGGCGGTGCCTGCAAAAAACGCCTGGCGCATTCCGGACAGCATCGAAGACAAACACGCAGTGATGGTTGAGCCTTTCACCATCGCGGCGAACGTTACCGGCCAGGCGAAACCGACAGAGCAGGACGTGGCGCTGATTTACGGCGCAGGGCCGATGGGGCTGGTGACGGTGCAAGCGCTGAAAGGCGTCTATCGCGTCAAACAGGTGATTGTGGCCGACCGTATTCCTGAGCGTCTGGCGATGGCCGAACGCTGCGGCGCGGATTTAACCATCAATAATAGCGCGCAGTCATTGCAGGTGGTTCTGGACGAAAAAGGCATCAAGCTGACGCTGATTGTTGATGCCGCCTGTCATCCGTCAATTTTACAGGAGGCGGCGAATCTGGCCTCTCCGGCGGCGCGCATCGTGCTGATGGGCTTCTCAAGCGAACCGTCGTCCATCGCGCAGCAGGGCATCACCGGCAAAGAGCTGACGCTGTACTCCTCGCGTCTGAACGCCAACAAATTCCCGGTGGTTATCGACTGGCTGGAAAAGGGGCTGATCGACCCCGACAAGCTGATTACCCACGTCATGGATTACCGGCACGTCAGCGATGCCATGGCACGGTTTGAGAAAGACAGGCAGCACTGCTGCAAGGTCCTGTTGACCTTCGCAGATTAATCACGACAGCGAGTAAGTGGTCCGCACCTTCAGAGATAACGACTATGACGCAACATCAACCTGTACGTAGCACCAAAGACCTGATCCGCGCCGCGGTATCCGGTTGGCTTGGCACCGCGCTGGAATTTATGGATTTTCAGCTTTACTCCCTCGGCGCGGCGCTGGTATTCCACGAAATTTTCTTCCCTGAACAGTCTGCCGCGATGGCGCTCATTTTAGCGATGGGCACCTACGGAGCAGGGTATATCGCCCGTATCGTCGGCGCGTTTATCTTTGGCAAAATGGGCGACCGGATAGGGCGCAAAAAGGTGTTGTTCATCACCATCACCATGATGGGAATTTGCACCACGCTAATTGGCGTATTACCGACCTACGCGCAGATTGGCATTTTCGCGCCGGTGCTGCTGGTCACGCTGCGTATCGTGCAAGGGCTGGGCGCAGGTGCGGAGATTTCAGGGGCCGGGACGATGCTGGCCGAATATGCGCCGAAGGGGAAACGCGGGATCATTTCCTCACTGGTGGCGATGGGCACCAACTGCGGCACGCTCAGCGCCACCGCCATCTGGGCGGTGATGTTCTTCGCGCTCGACAGGGAGTCACTGGTTGCCTGGGGCTGGCGCGTGCCGTTCCTCGCCAGTGTCGTGGTCATGATTTTCGCCATCTGGCTGCGTCTGAACCTCAAAGAAAGCCCGGTGTTTGAGAAAGTCAGCGAAAACGGCACAGTGGCAGCGAAAGTTGCGCCGGAAGAGACCTCCCTCGGCGCCATGTTCCGCAGTAAATCATTCTGGCTGGCAACCGGTTTGCGCTTTGGCCAGGCTGGAAACTCGGGCCTGATTCAAACGTTCCTCGCCGGGTATCTGGTGCAAACGCTGCTGTTTGATAAAGCGATCCCAACCGATGCGCTGATGATTAGCTCGGTCATCGGGTTCATCACCATTCCGCTGTTGGGCTGGCTGTCGGACAAAGTGGGTCGTCGTCTGCCGTACATCATCCTCAGCATCTCGTCGATCATCCTGGCATATCCGATGCTGGCTATCATCGTCGATAAAAGTTACAGCGCAAGCACCATCATGCTTAGCCTGATCGTTATTCACAACGTAGCTGTGCTCGGCTTGTTCGCGCTGGAAAACATCACCATGGCGGAAATGTTTGGC
This DNA window, taken from Scandinavium goeteborgense, encodes the following:
- a CDS encoding MFS transporter; translated protein: MATDVVEQAALAKPARIKTIQTVTLALLFIAGIVNFLDRSSLSVAGEAIRGELGLSATEFGVLLSAFSLSYGLSQLPAGILLDRFGPRLVLGAGLIFWSAMQALTGVVNSFSHFIWLRIGLGIGEAPFMPAGVKSISDWYVQKERGTALGIFNSSTVIGQAIAPPALVVMQLAWGWRTMFVVIGLAGVLVGICWYAWYRNRAQFALNNTEREYLSAPVTPRPKLAFSEWLALFKRRTTWGMILGFSGVNYTGWLYIAWLPGYLQAEQGFSLAKTGWVAAIPFLAAAVGMWTNGFVVDALARRGYDLAKTRKTSIVLGLILSALGTLLVVQSSTPTQAVAFISMALFCVHFAGTSAWGLVQVMVAETKVASVAAIQNFGSFVFASFAPIVTGWVVDTTHSFNLALVIAACVTFTGALCYFFIVKDRIE
- a CDS encoding Zn-dependent oxidoreductase, whose amino-acid sequence is MKSIVIRQPNELVIEERDIPQPAKGEVRVKVKLAGICGSDSHIYHGHNPFAKYPRVIGHEFFGVIDAVGEGVNPARIGERVSVDPVISCGHCYPCSVGKPNVCTSLVVLGVHRDGGFSEYAAVPAKNAWRIPDSIEDKHAVMVEPFTIAANVTGQAKPTEQDVALIYGAGPMGLVTVQALKGVYRVKQVIVADRIPERLAMAERCGADLTINNSAQSLQVVLDEKGIKLTLIVDAACHPSILQEAANLASPAARIVLMGFSSEPSSIAQQGITGKELTLYSSRLNANKFPVVIDWLEKGLIDPDKLITHVMDYRHVSDAMARFEKDRQHCCKVLLTFAD
- a CDS encoding MFS transporter, translated to MTQHQPVRSTKDLIRAAVSGWLGTALEFMDFQLYSLGAALVFHEIFFPEQSAAMALILAMGTYGAGYIARIVGAFIFGKMGDRIGRKKVLFITITMMGICTTLIGVLPTYAQIGIFAPVLLVTLRIVQGLGAGAEISGAGTMLAEYAPKGKRGIISSLVAMGTNCGTLSATAIWAVMFFALDRESLVAWGWRVPFLASVVVMIFAIWLRLNLKESPVFEKVSENGTVAAKVAPEETSLGAMFRSKSFWLATGLRFGQAGNSGLIQTFLAGYLVQTLLFDKAIPTDALMISSVIGFITIPLLGWLSDKVGRRLPYIILSISSIILAYPMLAIIVDKSYSASTIMLSLIVIHNVAVLGLFALENITMAEMFGSRNRFTRMAIAKEAGGLVAVGFGPLLAGIFCNVTGSWWPMVAMVICYSVIGLISAVLMPEVCDRDLSLPQDAAERQPVKADARLGQYS